Part of the Hemicordylus capensis ecotype Gifberg chromosome 7, rHemCap1.1.pri, whole genome shotgun sequence genome, cgctgctgctgctgctgctgctgcatgtggcGGCGGGGTCCCCCTCGCCTCGCCCTGCCTGCTCGCGCCCCGGCGCCCGGCTGACACCGCCGCCCGTTCCCGTCTTGGAGCTGCCAGATCCCCCTTGGAGGGCAAGGCGGCGAGGGAGGgcgacgccgccgccgccgccaccgctctCTCCGGGCACTGGCGGCGATTaaaggctgggggcggggagggcagcggcggcggcgaggcgcgcgcgcacacacacacccgccacctgCTCCCCTCCGCCGCCGCTGGTGGGTCCTCCTGCGCGtaatcctcctcctcccgcctcgGCGGCGCCCTTGAGAGCAGCCCAGGTGGACGGCGGCGCAGAGGGGCTCCCCggcggcagaagcagcagccgccgccgccgcctggcgaGGAGGATGAAGCCGGCGGGGCGCTCTCCTCGCCCGGATGCCCCAGCCCGCCCCAGCTGCGCCGCTTCCCGCAGATGATGGAGAGACCGGGCCAGCtctgagcggcggcggcggcggcagcggcgcgGGGCACCGGGTGGCCGCGGCAACCATCCCTCGGCGGAGCACTCGGATGCGGGGAGACCCGTCCAGCCCGGAGCGATGGGAGAGTGGACCATTTTGGAAAGGCTGCTGGAGGCTGCGGTGCAACAGCATTCCACGATGATAGGGAGGTGGGTGAGCAAGCGCCGGGATGCGGATGCggatgcggcggcggcggcgggggcttcctccaccaccacccctcccgcGTGGCATGGGGGCCAGCCGCTTAGGGCAACTTGCTGGAGGATGGCGGGGCGGGCGCAGAGGAGAGGAAGCCTCGCATCCCCAGAGGGATAGGAGAGTCCAGCCCTCCCGCTTGCACGGGAAGGGGGTCCCGGCTGGGCCAGCCCGGCCCGGACGCCTGGGTCTCGGCTCCAGCCGCCaaggagcgagcgagcgagcgagcgcggCGTCAGTGCCGGTGCGTGCCAGAGACCCGAGGGTGACCCCTGCTGAGGACGGCCGGGCTGCGGCTgggcagaagagggaatttcggCAAGTGCCACTTGTCGAGGGGAGAAAAGGTGCATTTGCTAAGATTCCCCCTTCGATACAGCCGGAGAGAGGCGCCGCAGGGATCCTGCCGTGCTTTGCTTCTGGCCAGCACCAGAGGCTTGGGCTCTTCTCTCCCTCGCTCTCCAAGTGGGGCTGGCCGTTTGGGATTCTTCTTCCCCACAGGGTGGAAAGGGCACTTCTGGAAGGGGGAGGATTCCTTGGACGGgcataggtaggggtgtgtgcgcgcgtgcacgagcatgtgtctacacacacacacacacaccggaccCCTAGCTTCACCCTCTGGCTCTGGCATTCGAGTAGGGTGTAATGGTTAGAGAGGCAGCCAAGGGATCCTAAAAGCCAGGATCCCTGCTTCcctttgcctcccccccacccggggAAGTGGAGTGCTTGTATGTGGGAAGAGGAAGTCCAACACACGCCAAAAATGGATTTGCCCCATCCTGATGCCTGGCTTTGAGCTCAGCCCTTTTCAACCAGGGCATGTGGCcaggtgggggaagagggcaggggcagcccccccccaacactTCGATTGAGGAAGATTGGACTGATACACAGAATTGCCCCAGGCATATTAAACAGTGCCACTCAGGTACAAGTTTTAAGCACAGaaaaggtccctgccccaagaacTTAGATGCTTCACCTACAGGGGAGGCAAGGGAAGGAGGAGTTGGTAAGGGGCAGAGGCACCCCCCCTCTACATGAATATGGAGTGGGGGGGAGACACCcaccttaaaatgtatttgagcACAAACAAAGCATCGCCTCTTTGAAAGAAGGAACCACAActagtcctccccccccccccgcataccTAGGATCTTCCAAGTCAGATGCCCAGATAAGAGAGAGGTACAGAGACTCAGAATTAAGAAGCTGAGCACAGCAAGTATGGAAATGGGGTGTATAGGCTGACCCCCTCCAAAAGGAAGtcaaaaagggagggagggaggggatgaaaaagaggtggggggggcggggagggagacagagaaagTGCTTGCAGGCTGCTGGGTCCAGGCAGCTGAACAAGCCAAGCCTTCTTGAGAGGGGACAAAGGAGTGGGCAGCAAACAGCCTATAGGAAGGAGAAGGTGGATGGAGGTGGGATGGGCCGATGCCGAGCTGGCTGGATGCAGGGGCGGgggaaggatggatggatggatgcaacCTTTACACCGCTTTTAATGCACAAGAGCTGCCAGCTTGGCCAGGCAAGTGGTCCATTCATGCCAACATCCACTCTTCACAGCAACCAGTCCTAGACCCTGCAGAGGAAGGCCCCCTCCTCTGTCCACCCTGTCTCAACTTCTAGTTTTGGTCTCTTTTGCCCTATCTTAGTTTGCCTTCCTTTATTCTTCTTACACTCTCCCTTGGCTTTTTTTGGCATCCTCTTCCTCTATACACCCAAGACTATGGCTCTCCATTCTTTCTCCTCTTCAGCACCTAGGAAGTCTCCCTTTGTCCTGATAGATGCTCTACCCTCTCTCATTTtcaaacagtgccccccacccccaatctttaaaaaacaaactctgaGAGttgttgtggcataagctttcatggagcAGACAGATGAAGTGTGATCCCCAGTTGGCAGAGattatatattacacacacacacacacacacacacacacacacagggggggAAAGGGTAAACCATGGGGTCAAAGGCCAAGCCTGTGGCATTTCCAAGCAAAGCTCAAATGGATGTAATGCAGACAGTGTGACCATAAACAACTAGTCACTGGTGACAACACTAACTTCCTAGCTTTGATGAGCTAATTTAAATCCCTGAAACCAGACAGCAAACCTTGGTTCCACTGAGTCCCAGCCATATACAATCAAACTTGCTGATAAATTGTAATCCAGCAATTTCAGGCCGCAATCTCCCTTTGAAGCTTTGCAGTTGTCGGTTTGTACTTTTGATGTTTGAACAGGGCcaaagtcatgactaagcaccagtgAAATCAGTGAAAGACACATTCGTCATGATTGAaagaagtcccattaatttcagtgggctttagtcatgactaagtctgcCCAGTAGTAATactgtcatcaacaacatctctGGTCAACCAGTTTCAGAGTCGCTTGGCCCAGAGGGAATTCAGCAAATTGTGGTGCACTCAAGCCAGTTTTTTGCTTCTGGTAGACAAGTTTGAGTCACCCTGaggaaggtggggtgtgactccCACCGTGgccttcttcctccctccagtTCAGGGCTTCAGACCAAGTTCCACCAGAACTCCAAATTGTTACAAGAACCAGGAACACATATACACTCTGACACCTGCCCACACAACACATTTCCGGTGTGAAATGAAAGCCAGGAATAGAAatgagagaggaaaggaagacaTGCAAGCAGAGAACTTTTGTGTCTCTGGGTGCACTGAGGACAGGTACTTTCCTTCTGACTGTTCCTCAGATTTGCCTCCCTCCATCTCTAACCAATGTAATCTCCCCACCAACCTCCATTCTTTGAGTAGGAAAAATACGTTTCTAGGACTTAAATCAGAGGTAGGTTTCCGCTCCAGAACTTATCTTTGGTGCCAGAATCTGTCCTCTGCCTTAAGACTGGATACCCCTAATGGGCATTCACCACCCAATGGCATGATTTATAGGCAGGGCAGACTTCCTGTACCTCTCTTTGGAAATTATGCGCAGAAAATATAAGCTCGGTAGAGTTGGATTTTCCCAAACTACCAGCACTATCATATTGCCTTCTCCTCAAATGTGAAACCAGAGAAATATAACCTTCACCCCACCAGCTTTCTGAAACCACTAGGCCATGCCATCCACTGAAAGCTTGCAATTGAATCCAGGGGTCCTAGTTCAGAGcctgcacacaccccacccccaacattaaGGGTTGCCAATTGTCAGGTATTTTAACTTCCCATTCAGTAATTTAGCCTCAGGTTGGGGTTCAGGTCTTCTCTTTCATAAGCCAGGTACTCTGACACGGGGACTGATTCTATTCTTTTCTCTGGGACCCACAAGAGGGTTcttgccctctcacctgccatgcTTGGCCCCCACCCAGCAACCTGCTCTTGCCCCCAACTCTGGCTTCTCAGCTAGGTTTAATACCCACATCCACACTCACTGCTTTGTCTGGGAACTGCCTGGTGACAGATCGGGCTGGATGCTTTTCCTGATGAGGACATGCTCAGCCGCCGCTCACAATCTCAAGGGCTTTCTTCATGGTTCTTCTCCTCACTGTGTCCTACTTGGGAGCCAAACACCACTGACTGTTAGCATTGGTCACTTCCTCACCCTGGGTCTCCCGGGTGTATTTCAAGTGAGCAcattcataggaatataggaaagtTAGCTTATACTGAGACCGTTAGTCCATCCTTTGGGGACgcagggatgcatcttatttattttttgtttctttgtttaaaccaccctgagccatttttggaagggcggtatagaaatagaattaattaattagaataacaacaacaataccctgattggcagcagcttctccaaggtttcaggcaggagtttcccccagtcctacctggagatgtggccgctaagagtcgtcaccaacttgatggcacttaatcaaatcaatCACCTGGAGATGCatgaaagcaaatgctctaccactgagcgaaaGGCCGCatgcatgggtctcccatccgggcactgaccacaccaagacctgcttagctgcaGCAAGGTGGCTCTGTTTCAAGGTGGCTGTACTCTGTGAAGCCCCCATGAAAGGCTTCACATGTCTAAACCTACAACTGGGCAAGTCCAGAAATGACAAGGAACGGGGAAGCTCAGcctctcacctctctctctctcctctctcctctcctaggaTCCTGCTGACAGTGGTGGTGATCTTCCGCATTCTGATTGTGGCCATCGTGGGCGAGACGGTTTACGAGGACGAGCAGACCATGTTCATGTGCAACACGCTGCAGCCGGGCTGCAACCAGGCCTGCTATGACAAAGCCTTCCCCATCTCACACATCCGCTACTGGGTGTTCCAGATCATCTTGGTGTGCACACCCAGCCTCTGCTTCATCACCTACTCTGTGCACCAGTCGGCCAAGCAGCGGGACCGGAGGTACTCCTTCCTCTACCCGCTGCTGGAGAAGGACTGCATCCGCGATGGGAAGAAGGTGAAGAACGTGAACGGCATTTTGGTGCAGAACCCCGATGGCTCATCCAAGGAGGAGCCCGACTGCCTGGAGGTGAAGGAGATTCCCAGCACCCCCATGAGGCCCCCCAAGAGCTCCAAGGTCAAGCGCCAGGAGGGTATCTCCCGCTTCTACATCATCCAGGTCAGTCCTTGGCAGATCTGGGAGAGGAGAGACTCCGCCAAATGGCTGGAGGTTTCTCTTTTGCTGATTATACGCCTCAATTCTCCACTCGCACCCCAGCATTAAGATGTGGGATAATTAGCTGAGCAACAGCACTCCCAAGATAGATGTAGGGGCTGTGAAAGAGAAGGAACTGATGTAAGCCAGCTCTGTGATGCTGCGACCCCCAAGGCCAAGGCCATTCTAGGTGATATCAAGAGGAGCAGGCGCCTAAGGGATTTTGCCCCACACACAATCTAGCAAAATGTGCCCAGGTATTGCTCTAGTTTCTATAGCATACTTGTTTGGAAGGAGGGGTTGAGACCCAAGAGGCAGATAGCCATACTGTGGAGAAAATGTCTGGAGTCCACTTTCCCCAGGACCTGCAGTGCTACAGCAGATAatctcacactgattcagagTGCCAGTCACTTGCACCCCACAAgttcagggagggagaggaggcaagCCAGTCCATCAGGGTTAGGAGGATCAGCAGGGGTGGAGATCAGTgtcccctgtaagagggattcccagatgttattgactacaactcccagaatccccagccaatggccattgcagctggggattgtgggagttgtagtcaacatctgggaatccctcttacaggggacactggtggAGATACTGGCATTGTTACCCCTATACAGCAATAACCTTTCAAACCAACCAGCCACCCCAGATTACCAGCCACATCTCTAGAATAATGCACTACTTGTTTTTTTGTGAGGTTGAGAAGACTATCTTCTTGCTACCTTATTATCATGCCGTTCCTGTTCGTTTCAACATAGTTCACACCGGAGAGCTTTCCTGTGTATTGTGCCTCATGGCACTCTGTCTCCCCCTTAATTATTGGCACCCCAGACATCCCACATTGCTTCAGGGTAGGGCTAACATTTCAATGGAgctctttccagtcctttgggCCCCAAGTTAATAGCGGCTGCATGTGGGGCTAATCTCAGCACTAACCCATCTAGAGGCAGCTCTGGCTGAAACCACAGTTAGGCCCCAATTATAAGAGCAGTTCAGCAAAGAATTAAGCTGTCCTGGGTGGGTTGGGGGACTCTGGGGTCACTTGCctggtattccccaccccacccaggctccctccctctctcacacgatcttgcagaagccattttcttccttgcaAGTTAAACTCTTACACAGTGATGTTGTGCCTTAACATTTAAGGCCACCTGGGCCAGGCAGAATGGCTTTGCAAGTCACATCTGGGCCACTGCTCACCAGCCGGGCTGCTCCTACATGAAAACATCCATTTGGCCCctgccaaaacgttttggatgcCTCTGAACATTCAGCCGGCCTGGGTGCGGTGCTCCTCGCTCGTCCACTGTTTTGTTCCCAGTAGACACCTGGCTCTCTGCACTCAGTCCAGCAAGAACCTGATGCAGGTAGGAGGAGGACAGTAGAGATGCTCAGCCTGAGAGAAAGCAGTAggtctttattttattgttcaatgtatatactgcctcTCATAAGAACCTAACctaaggcagtatatacatcttGGGAGTTTTGCACAGCAGGCAGTGACATGGGATTGGCTCTCCAGGGTCACCTTCTGAATCCAGAGCTCTAAACAAGCATGTCTAGGGCTGGGCAAGGAGtcatcatcctcctcctcctccctgggacACACCCTTCAAAGATGGAGTAACCAGCTGTTCTGGTCATATTTATGTTGAAAGGCAGAGCATACATCTGAAAATAAAATGTGACAATGGCTAGAACTGCCTAAaagtcccccccaaaaaaaccagtgGGGCAGAACGCAGGGAACCAGTGCCTGACCCACAGGGCTGCCATTTCAAGCCCCACAGCATCCATGTCCACTCTTGAAATCTCCTACTGTTTAGTCCCAAATGCCAAGAGTCCTATTCACAGGATGGCTTTCCTTCATGATGCTTTGACCCTCCAAAGTCCCACGTCCACCTTTTCCATTATGGGTTCCCTCAGTATAGCAGTGCCCACCCCTGCATCCTCTTTGAACCCCCTTTGCCTTCTATCATTCAGCAAGACCCCTGCCATCTTCTTCACCTACCAACCCCCTCCAGCCAGGTGTAACTTCTGCGGCTTGGACACCACAATGATTGTGGAAGTGGTCCTTCCCTGGCTGTTTGGACAAAGAGGGAACTAGACAGAAGGGCAAGGATGTTTTCAGGCACTCCCAATATTTGATGGTGTGTTAGATAAatgcaaggttggaggtgggaagcttgctcatctgtcaagccccagctgggtaggaggagcacaCCCCACCCAGATTCTATCCCCAACTTTAGAATGAGGTGGGGGGGACCTTTCTACCCAGGCAGGGGTGGTAACAAGAGGATAGCCAAAAGCAGGCAAAGGCATGAAGCTGAACTCAAGTTAAAAGAGCAGGAAGCAGAGAAGAAAAATCAGGACCAGGAACAGCTCCGCGATTGCAGAGAAGTTGCTTCTACAAGGCTGAGAACTAAATCTAAGCCAAATATCCCGCGGCAGACCTTGACAGTTAACCAAAGCCTACAGGCTGGTGGAGGTTCGCATGGGCTTTTAGAATATCGCTCTGAAAGCCCTGCACCCCTACAACCGCTTAGTAGCTGCCCAGAGCACCTTTCGGTATCCCTAGGTGGGGTTCATAGCAGAGCTTTGGGAATTAAGCAACCTCCACTAATGTGGTGGGAGTTCAAGAATCACTGAATCCTCTTCCTCCTGGGAAGTCAACAGACTTCATCTGAATTTGGGGGCACACGATACCTCTGGATTTCCCTGTGTGTACACCTCATTGCATAGGTCCACAACTGTAACATTTTCTCTCTAGTTCACAGGTCCAACCCCATGcctgatttttttcttcttcccctacTTCATACCAGTATAGTTAACAATATGCTTAAAACCCCCCGCAAATAAGACTGCAGATCCAAACAAATTACAAGAAAAGGCTACTCAAACACCAGCTCAATtgcaaaatcaattttaaaaatacctgaATCGCCATTTACAAGCAATTCAATCCAATAACAAagcgtgttttgttttgttttttaaagaaagcgtATGAGCAGCCTTATGCCAGCTAGGCCACACGGGCCGGCCGGCCAACCAAACAGGTAaacctctcctccccttccctgctccAGGTGGTTTTCCGCAATGCCTTGGAGATCGGTTTCCTGGCAGGACAGTATTTTCTCTACGGGTTCAATGTGCCAGCCATCTTTGAGTGTGACCGTTACCCTTGCGTCAAAGAGGTGGAGTGCTATGTGTCCCGTCCCACTGAGAAGACCGTCTTCCTGGTCTTCATGTTTGCTGTGAGTGGGATCTGCGTCCTCCTCAACTTGGCTGAGCTCAACCACCTTGGCTGGCGCAAGATCAAGACGGCCATCCGGGGCGTGCAGGCCAGGCGGAAATCCATCTGTGAGGTGCGCAAGAAGGACCTCTCCTCGTTGGCCCAAGTGCCTACGCTCGGACGGACACAGTCGAGCGAATCTGCCTATGTCTGAGCATGTTTGATTCCGCGGGGAAAGGAGGCTCGGCGCGTTTGGTGTCGCCAATGCAAAAACCATCGACTGAACTGACCACAATACCTCCAAGGTTAACGATGCAATATTCAGCGGGTGCTTTCCACAACCTCCCCTCTTTTTCAGAGGACGGGGCATCACATTTGCTTTAAGGGCTGATTGGGGACATCCAGCCCCTCAGGAGCCAGGTGGCAGGATCGGGGAGAGCAGAGGCCtgttccatctcctcctcctcccgctcccCCTGCATCCGGCTCCTGCGTAAAAACTTCTCTACACACTTAATGGTGCAAGCAAAAGGGTGGGGTTCGTGGAAACTTCTGCCTTTGACGCCTTTAAAATGGACCAGGTGATGAAAATGCATGAACCAGCAGGATGGCTTTCAGGGGGAAGGGCggggtctgctgctgctggttttttgggtttttgttttgtttgtttgtttgtttaaagcaaACAATAGGGGTgggagaagagaagggaggaagggctTCCTGCATTCTCTCTTGCACGGCTGCCGTGATGTAAATACTTAATGAgcaaatgtgattttttaaaaaatgaacaaaaaccaaaaaacacaaaCCCATAAGGTATGCAATTAAAAAGGAatgttttcttcatttttctGGTGGCTTCTCTGTTTGGGTAATGggaggtgtgtgttgggggggtgcGGGTGAGGGGAGGAACAGGCACATTTCCCTGGCTGTCACTGCAAGGTTCCCCTTTCAGCTCTGAGGATGCATTCTCAGTCCGGTCTGGGGGCTTGTAGGGTGCCCCCACTTTCTTTTCTGCAGGCCCCAATTCCATCCCTGTAAGAGCAGCCTGAGAAACAGAAGTAAAAGCTCTACCCTTATGACCATCTATGTACTAAATCTGTAAtactgtacaaattaaaacatcaaGCAAACAAGAGCTTCACTTGCATTGCCGCCATGATAGGAGAAACTTTGTAGGCTCAGCGCCTGCACACCAGGCTGCTCTTTGAGACACAGAACtagttatgggggggggggggagccggcAGCTCAATGCATtgcttattttattgttagatttcatTCTTAAAAAATCTCAAGTTGGTTATCTCAACAGTCCCCGTCCATCATCAACCCGGCTGCAGAGGCCCTCCTATTCCCAACCCCTTTTGCAGCCTCTCGATTCCAACTTTGGTCTCCCTTTCCCACTCCCAGCTTGCTGGAAGCAATGTGCCCAGGCGTCTAGGCCCAAGAGGCACTGCAAAGCGCGGAGCCTTCTCTCCCGCCCCCCTTCTCTGCAGGGGCATGCGCAGGCGCACCCCCCCCTCCTGCCActgtcagctgcactggccttTCATCCCTTAATCTGTTCTctcaagcaggggtgggggttaaCTGGGCACCATCTGGCTGGCCCGGCCCCTGCGAGGGAAGAGAGTGGCGCAAGATCTCTCCGGGTGTCAGAAGGCCCCACGGAAGAGCCCAGGAGACCTCCCGGACTCACAGAGAGGAAAGCCAGCAACCTCGGCTCccctctgctgcttcctcccGCTCAGAGCCCAAGCAAGGAGTGCTCCGGACAGCCACCCTGGCGAGCCGCTCCGCTCGGTTTGCTAATCCACCCCTTCCTGCACCCATCCCCTAAGCGGCTCTTGTGCAGCCCCCTCTGCTCAGCACCCCCCCCTTACCTCCTGTGGTGCACTTCAAGCCTAAACTCCCCCTAAGCTTCTTTGATGTCCCCACCAGATGAGCAAAGGAGTTCAGGCAAAAAGAGAAGGAGCTTAGCTGGCCGAGGAGCTGGGTCTGCATGCCTGCGCGGCAGCATTCAACTCAGGTGCTCTGGGCCCCATTGGCGACTAGTCACCTGTGGCCGCCACTCCTCATGCCCACATTTGGGTGGTgccgcttcccccaccccaccccacccccccagatatGACCTCTTCCGTTAAGCACTTGGCCAAAACTCCAAAGCCTTCCTCGCTGACTGCAACACTGCAACATGAAAATGCCTCTGCTCACATCCAGCCCTCGCGGCAGCGGCTTCACTGCAGAAACAGACGCGGGAGACGCCAGGCAACTCATATCAGAAGCTGCTTAAAGCCGAACCAGACCCATCAGTACGGGCTACCCTGGCTGGCCGTtcaccaggatttcagacagccctGCTCTTTTCTCTCTGTGGGTCGGGAGTGGAGGTCTC contains:
- the LOC128332528 gene encoding gap junction delta-2 protein-like, which translates into the protein MGEWTILERLLEAAVQQHSTMIGRILLTVVVIFRILIVAIVGETVYEDEQTMFMCNTLQPGCNQACYDKAFPISHIRYWVFQIILVCTPSLCFITYSVHQSAKQRDRRYSFLYPLLEKDCIRDGKKVKNVNGILVQNPDGSSKEEPDCLEVKEIPSTPMRPPKSSKVKRQEGISRFYIIQVVFRNALEIGFLAGQYFLYGFNVPAIFECDRYPCVKEVECYVSRPTEKTVFLVFMFAVSGICVLLNLAELNHLGWRKIKTAIRGVQARRKSICEVRKKDLSSLAQVPTLGRTQSSESAYV